In Marivirga salinae, a single window of DNA contains:
- a CDS encoding metallophosphoesterase family protein: MTRFAISDIHGCYYTFKELLNTIGLNKSDELILLGDYINRGSYSKEVVDLVMQLETDQYNIHCIKGNHEDMIFDSILYDDEASGEPETLKSFGISNLREIPKKYTDWFLNLKPYHISGNYILVHAGLDFKQKHLLTDNRNMYWINFWYEDIDYERLGDKIIIHGHKSVEKQDILSMRDDILQSQVLAIDNGCFKTDQPGLGSLCCFNLDTKDLYFEPNRELKNL; the protein is encoded by the coding sequence ATGACGAGATTCGCAATAAGTGACATACATGGATGTTACTACACCTTTAAAGAGTTGCTTAATACCATCGGTTTAAATAAAAGTGATGAATTGATTTTATTAGGGGATTACATAAATAGAGGCAGTTACAGTAAAGAAGTGGTAGATCTTGTGATGCAATTGGAAACTGATCAATATAATATTCACTGCATAAAAGGAAATCACGAGGATATGATTTTTGATTCAATTCTTTACGATGATGAAGCTAGTGGAGAGCCTGAAACATTAAAGAGTTTTGGCATTAGTAATTTAAGGGAGATCCCAAAAAAATATACAGATTGGTTCCTCAATCTCAAGCCTTACCATATCTCAGGAAATTATATATTGGTGCATGCCGGTTTGGATTTCAAACAAAAGCATCTTTTAACGGATAATCGAAACATGTATTGGATAAACTTTTGGTATGAGGACATCGACTACGAGCGATTAGGAGATAAAATAATTATTCATGGTCATAAATCCGTAGAAAAGCAGGATATTCTAAGTATGAGAGATGATATTTTACAAAGTCAGGTATTGGCAATAGATAATGGTTGCTTTAAAACGGATCAGCCTGGCTTAGGGAGTCTGTGTTGTTTTAATCTGGATACTAAAGATCTTTATTTTGAACCCAATAGAGAATTAAAGAATCTATAA
- a CDS encoding NmrA family NAD(P)-binding protein, whose product MDVLFYSDLLYIADLKAVFKPLIEVVKEVGVKHIVFLSVQGAEKQSYIPHHKIEKLIVESQIPYTFIRPAYFMQNFITTLGKDIDLFSIVLQLSLKSFWEGRRMYYLKNVSLIKHRIDE is encoded by the coding sequence ATAGATGTACTTTTTTACTCAGACCTCCTATATATTGCGGATTTGAAAGCCGTATTTAAGCCATTGATTGAAGTAGTAAAAGAAGTAGGGGTAAAGCATATCGTTTTTCTTTCTGTACAAGGTGCTGAAAAACAATCTTATATTCCGCATCATAAAATTGAAAAGCTGATAGTGGAAAGTCAAATTCCCTACACCTTTATTCGACCAGCCTATTTTATGCAGAACTTCATAACCACTTTAGGAAAAGATATAGATCTTTTCTCAATCGTCCTCCAGTTAAGTCTAAAGAGTTTTTGGGAAGGGAGAAGAATGTATTATCTCAAAAATGTTAGCCTAATAAAGCACAGAATTGATGAATAG
- the ggt gene encoding gamma-glutamyltransferase, translating to MKSISIIVLTTFLNFSFAYSQNHYGKNGMVASASTYASQAGLEILKDGGNAVDASIATAFTLAVTWPFAGNIGGGGFMIIHTGEGEVTTYDFREKAPLASTKDMFLDENGELKSGSNHNTALAIGVPGTVAGLYDAHQNYGKIEWEKLLDRAIQLAEFGFPLPQSLAKDFFYFAEHPDEFPEMQSFIKRDGKLVGFGEYWKQPALAKTLKKIQKEGKKAFYEGEIAQELVNYLQTQNGIITMEDLAQYESIERKPIHSTFKDYDLYGMPLPSSGGVAVTQMMNMWDHLDEIPKMGSVQYYHTLAEIMRKAFKDRAQYLGDMDYAEIPELDKLLSKAYAKKLLNDIDFEDAGKSDSTDVQLFSEGHETTHLSVMDGSGMAVSMTTTLEQGYGVKMQSPKLGFLFNNEMGDFNAVPGKTTNSGQIGTPANTIEPGKRMLSSMSPFIVTKNNYPFLVIGSPGGRTIINTVFQTVLATTVYDYPMAQAIEAPKIHHQWLPDHIVYEEYKMAPETLKSLEEMGHELQMRSFLGRLMGIKYNAETGFMEGASDSGSPDGGVASY from the coding sequence ATGAAAAGCATCTCTATTATAGTTCTAACCACATTTCTAAATTTCTCTTTTGCCTATTCTCAAAACCACTATGGTAAAAATGGGATGGTGGCAAGTGCATCCACTTATGCCTCTCAGGCAGGTTTGGAAATCCTAAAAGATGGAGGAAATGCAGTAGACGCTTCCATTGCCACGGCATTTACACTGGCTGTCACTTGGCCCTTTGCAGGAAATATTGGGGGTGGTGGATTTATGATTATCCATACTGGAGAAGGTGAAGTGACCACTTACGATTTTCGCGAAAAAGCTCCACTGGCCTCCACTAAAGATATGTTTTTAGATGAAAACGGAGAGTTAAAATCTGGAAGTAATCATAATACTGCATTGGCAATTGGAGTTCCAGGAACGGTTGCAGGCTTATATGATGCACATCAAAATTATGGGAAAATAGAATGGGAAAAGCTTTTGGATCGAGCCATTCAGTTAGCTGAATTCGGATTCCCTTTACCACAATCCTTAGCCAAGGATTTCTTCTACTTTGCAGAACACCCTGATGAATTTCCCGAAATGCAATCCTTTATTAAAAGAGATGGAAAATTAGTAGGATTTGGTGAATACTGGAAGCAACCAGCACTTGCCAAAACTTTAAAAAAGATTCAAAAAGAAGGTAAGAAAGCATTTTATGAAGGAGAAATAGCTCAAGAATTAGTAAACTATCTTCAAACACAAAATGGTATTATCACAATGGAAGATTTAGCTCAGTATGAAAGTATAGAACGAAAACCCATTCATTCCACTTTTAAAGACTATGATTTATACGGAATGCCTTTACCAAGTTCTGGCGGAGTGGCGGTTACCCAAATGATGAATATGTGGGATCATTTGGATGAGATTCCTAAAATGGGATCCGTTCAATATTATCATACCCTAGCTGAAATTATGAGAAAAGCATTTAAAGATCGGGCGCAATATTTAGGGGATATGGATTATGCTGAAATTCCTGAATTAGATAAATTACTATCTAAAGCCTATGCCAAAAAACTCTTAAATGATATAGATTTTGAAGATGCTGGTAAAAGTGATAGCACTGATGTTCAGCTATTCTCTGAAGGGCATGAAACCACTCATCTTTCTGTAATGGATGGAAGTGGAATGGCGGTATCGATGACTACAACTTTGGAACAAGGCTATGGCGTTAAAATGCAATCACCAAAACTGGGTTTTTTATTCAATAATGAAATGGGAGATTTCAATGCAGTACCTGGAAAAACTACTAATAGCGGACAAATTGGAACACCAGCCAATACCATTGAACCAGGCAAAAGAATGCTTTCGAGTATGAGTCCGTTTATAGTTACAAAAAACAATTATCCATTCCTTGTTATCGGGAGCCCTGGAGGAAGAACTATCATCAATACGGTGTTTCAAACTGTTCTTGCCACCACTGTTTACGATTATCCAATGGCTCAAGCCATTGAAGCACCAAAAATTCATCATCAATGGTTACCTGATCACATTGTATATGAAGAATATAAAATGGCTCCTGAGACTTTAAAATCTTTAGAAGAAATGGGGCATGAACTGCAAATGCGCAGCTTCTTAGGCAGACTAATGGGAATTAAATACAATGCTGAAACAGGTTTTATGGAAGGCGCTTCAGACAGTGGAAGTCCAGATGGAGGGGTGGCTTCTTACTAA
- a CDS encoding tetratricopeptide repeat protein — protein MRIFLSILFIFNLQCIQGQTYQSHFQEASTAYKANDYSQMLVEIKKAHALRPQHQTLIYYLAKAYSLNSNIDSANYWLREVVSIDAKNYDIQSDDFEILKNTQAYKNTITYQTEMLKPIISSDTVIVIPDEELHIEDVAYNLYAKSYLLSSINNRNIYSFKEGEIKPFFENPFPLAITGMGVQDTILWFTGAGFSQAGLDENDPNFETSKLYKADLKKGIVLDSFSVEDSETNVFGDVILSENGIVLVSDSKTNTIYRLENGKLIEWISSDEILSLQGVAQLGEMIFLADYVQGLFVYDTVQNSIRKLNTLPDLALKGIDGLYAYKNGLIAIQNGVTPHRITHLQFDEKYTKVKSFNCLEKNHPAMGEPTLGYIQNDSLFYIATSFWGLNENGKVKNEKRIKPVILRLPLANSSNPKAENQYCNSENHRAFDFWLGNWEVYNKKGDHIGTNNVHLIQNGCGIQENWTSKGGGTGISNNFYDVKTEKWYQSWISSSGNALMMSGGFSEGKMQMQSEPLNGKIDRITWIPQEDGSVLQIWEISTDNGKTWKEAFWGRYVRNRE, from the coding sequence ATGCGTATTTTTCTATCTATACTATTCATTTTCAATCTTCAATGTATTCAGGGACAAACTTATCAATCCCATTTTCAGGAAGCCTCTACAGCTTATAAAGCAAATGACTATTCTCAAATGCTGGTGGAAATTAAAAAAGCCCATGCACTGAGACCCCAGCATCAAACACTTATTTATTATTTAGCTAAGGCATATTCTCTGAATAGTAATATTGATTCAGCTAATTACTGGTTGAGAGAAGTGGTCAGTATTGACGCTAAAAATTATGATATTCAAAGTGATGATTTTGAGATTCTAAAAAATACGCAAGCTTACAAAAATACTATCACCTACCAGACTGAAATGCTTAAACCCATTATTAGTTCAGATACGGTAATTGTGATTCCCGATGAAGAGCTTCACATAGAAGATGTGGCTTATAACCTTTATGCCAAGAGCTATTTGTTGAGCAGTATTAATAATCGCAATATCTACTCATTTAAAGAAGGAGAAATAAAACCGTTTTTTGAAAATCCATTTCCATTAGCCATTACTGGAATGGGAGTTCAGGACACTATTCTTTGGTTTACAGGGGCAGGTTTTTCACAGGCAGGATTAGATGAAAATGATCCTAATTTTGAAACCTCCAAATTGTATAAAGCGGATTTGAAGAAAGGTATTGTATTAGATAGTTTCTCAGTTGAAGATAGTGAAACGAATGTTTTTGGAGATGTGATTTTATCTGAAAACGGTATAGTTTTAGTTTCTGACAGTAAGACCAATACAATTTACAGACTTGAGAATGGTAAATTAATAGAGTGGATCAGCTCTGATGAAATCCTTTCCTTACAGGGAGTAGCACAGTTAGGGGAAATGATATTTTTAGCTGATTATGTTCAAGGATTATTTGTATATGATACTGTGCAGAACAGCATCCGAAAATTAAATACTTTACCTGATTTAGCTTTAAAAGGAATAGACGGGTTATATGCCTATAAAAATGGATTAATTGCCATTCAAAATGGAGTGACACCACATCGTATTACCCATTTACAGTTCGATGAAAAATATACTAAAGTTAAAAGCTTTAATTGCTTGGAGAAAAATCATCCTGCCATGGGAGAGCCTACTTTGGGCTATATTCAAAACGATTCATTGTTTTATATAGCTACTAGTTTTTGGGGATTAAATGAGAATGGAAAAGTTAAGAATGAGAAAAGGATTAAACCAGTTATTCTAAGATTGCCTTTAGCTAATTCTTCTAATCCAAAAGCTGAAAATCAATATTGCAATTCTGAAAATCACCGTGCCTTTGATTTTTGGTTGGGCAATTGGGAAGTTTATAATAAAAAGGGGGATCATATCGGCACAAACAATGTTCACCTCATCCAAAATGGATGTGGGATTCAGGAAAATTGGACTTCCAAAGGGGGAGGGACAGGAATAAGCAATAATTTTTATGATGTGAAAACGGAGAAATGGTATCAAAGCTGGATTTCCAGCTCAGGAAATGCATTAATGATGAGTGGAGGTTTTTCAGAAGGCAAAATGCAAATGCAATCGGAACCACTCAATGGAAAAATAGACAGGATCACATGGATTCCGCAGGAGGATGGGAGTGTGCTTCAAATTTGGGAAATATCTACTGATAATGGCAAAACATGGAAAGAGGCTTTTTGGGGTAGATATGTTAGAAATAGAGAATAA
- a CDS encoding NAD(P)-dependent oxidoreductase, which produces MKTIALFGGSGQIGKLVLEKVLKEGYKVNALIRNPTKIDISDSNLNVIKGDVLNENDVLKTVESSDLVLSLFGHVKGSPEWLQTEGTDYIVEAMKKSDVDKIISLSGGGLPFPEKDKPKLADKMIRFIMKVAVPQILKDAILHAEVLRKSNLDWIIVRAPRLNNDKPKHNYRVGWVGVNASTKISRADVADFIVKQIESDEFKHQMPFVSE; this is translated from the coding sequence ATGAAGACAATAGCATTATTTGGAGGAAGCGGTCAAATAGGTAAATTGGTCTTAGAAAAAGTATTGAAAGAGGGCTACAAAGTGAACGCTTTGATCAGAAATCCTACTAAAATTGACATTAGTGATTCGAATCTAAATGTAATCAAAGGAGATGTATTGAATGAAAATGATGTCCTGAAAACTGTTGAAAGTTCCGATTTGGTTTTAAGTCTTTTCGGGCATGTCAAAGGATCACCTGAATGGCTGCAAACAGAAGGAACAGATTATATTGTAGAGGCAATGAAGAAGTCTGATGTTGATAAAATCATTTCACTTTCAGGTGGTGGCCTTCCATTTCCTGAAAAGGATAAACCGAAATTAGCGGATAAAATGATTCGTTTTATTATGAAAGTAGCTGTTCCTCAAATCTTAAAAGATGCCATTTTGCATGCAGAGGTATTACGGAAAAGTAATTTGGATTGGATTATTGTTCGCGCACCTAGATTAAACAATGATAAACCAAAACATAATTACAGAGTAGGTTGGGTAGGAGTCAATGCCTCTACCAAAATTAGCCGTGCAGATGTGGCTGATTTTATAGTAAAGCAAATAGAATCAGATGAATTTAAGCATCAAATGCCTTTTGTAAGCGAATAA
- a CDS encoding PspC domain-containing protein, with amino-acid sequence MKKNISINIGGIIFHIEEDGFDKLKNYLDAINRYFSDFKDSQEIINDIENRIAEIFLAKLKDDKQVIDLEDVNALMVTLGSIEDFQKAEETDEAFEEKTYESYESQEQTGTKKLFRDTKRNIFGGVASGIAHYFKIDVLWIRLIFIVGFLGLLPFQPTSILILITYILMWIFLPANPDLKEDEKVKKLYRSQENKVIGGVARGLAAYFGTDVAIIRILFVLLLIPGGAGFIIYLVLWFITPTAKTVTEKMQMEGTPITLSNIEKNIKSSLKVENGEETPLVKILLFPFRLVAIILSGLAKALGPVLNFIVEAARIILGLILSLFGLGLGVTFIILLFISQGIWFESANINFFDIPNELIANTFSLELVLISFLFLIIPALFIMISGISVMARRWLMNRTVAFSLLAVWFISLIGASIIIPTTAMNFRNDGEVFETYEYDMADKVAVLKLNEVGFEDYDVTNLKIRGYDGDKLKLEKRFKAQGNSRIDAEQNAKMTYHNVEVKNDSILYFDSNIRFLEDAAFRAQSLNMILYVPYGQEFEMDRKMRHILRNTIYINGYTVGQIHNNRWTFERNEGLNCLTCSEKKSSSSFYSETDSDRFFDTPFDFSSDAYVRTYDLTDFSKISAATGIFVEIRQGNGYDFQVVAENEEDLEEFRFEVKNERLKVYFERKDWDWNFFSKDSWNWKGSIPKVQCIITVPELKQLELSSAAQAHLYGIKGEKLNVDISSAAKLIGDVNYNHLNLEVSSASKVKLRGNTENMDLDISSAANIEAFELIVKNAEVDASSASKAEVHVTGYLDASASSAAKITYQGSPRLESNSSSGAKVSAD; translated from the coding sequence ATGAAAAAGAATATAAGTATAAATATAGGAGGCATAATATTCCACATAGAGGAAGATGGCTTTGACAAGCTTAAAAACTATTTGGATGCCATCAACCGATATTTTTCTGATTTCAAAGACAGTCAGGAAATTATCAATGACATTGAAAATCGGATAGCTGAAATTTTCTTAGCGAAACTCAAAGATGATAAGCAAGTCATTGACCTGGAAGACGTGAATGCACTAATGGTTACTTTGGGTAGCATAGAGGATTTCCAAAAAGCAGAAGAAACCGATGAAGCTTTTGAGGAAAAGACTTACGAATCCTATGAAAGTCAGGAGCAAACCGGTACAAAAAAATTATTTAGAGATACTAAAAGAAATATATTTGGTGGTGTAGCATCGGGTATTGCACATTATTTCAAAATTGATGTGCTATGGATTAGGTTAATATTTATAGTAGGCTTTTTAGGTTTACTTCCTTTTCAACCTACTTCCATTTTAATACTAATCACCTATATCTTAATGTGGATTTTCTTACCAGCCAATCCTGATTTGAAGGAAGATGAGAAGGTGAAGAAACTCTATCGTAGCCAAGAAAATAAAGTGATTGGTGGTGTAGCCAGAGGTTTAGCTGCCTATTTCGGAACGGATGTAGCAATAATCAGAATTCTATTTGTCCTATTGCTTATTCCTGGTGGAGCCGGTTTTATTATCTACCTGGTGCTTTGGTTTATTACCCCAACTGCCAAAACAGTAACGGAAAAAATGCAGATGGAAGGAACACCCATCACGCTAAGCAATATTGAAAAAAATATAAAGAGCAGCTTAAAAGTTGAAAATGGGGAGGAAACTCCACTTGTAAAAATCTTACTATTCCCATTCCGCTTAGTAGCCATAATTTTAAGTGGATTAGCAAAAGCATTAGGACCAGTATTGAATTTTATTGTAGAAGCTGCAAGAATAATTTTAGGACTCATATTGAGTTTATTTGGATTGGGATTAGGAGTGACATTTATCATCCTTTTATTTATATCACAAGGAATTTGGTTTGAATCAGCAAATATCAATTTCTTTGATATTCCTAATGAATTGATTGCAAATACATTCTCCTTAGAATTAGTACTGATTAGTTTCTTATTTTTAATTATTCCGGCTCTTTTCATCATGATTTCTGGTATCAGTGTAATGGCACGTAGATGGTTAATGAACAGAACCGTAGCTTTTTCACTTTTGGCCGTATGGTTTATAAGTTTGATAGGTGCATCCATCATTATACCAACTACAGCTATGAATTTCAGAAATGATGGCGAGGTATTCGAAACCTATGAATATGATATGGCTGATAAAGTAGCTGTTTTAAAACTAAATGAAGTTGGTTTTGAAGATTATGATGTTACAAATCTTAAAATCAGAGGATATGATGGCGATAAATTAAAACTTGAGAAAAGATTTAAAGCACAGGGAAACAGTAGAATAGATGCTGAACAAAATGCAAAAATGACCTATCATAATGTGGAAGTAAAGAATGATAGCATTTTATATTTCGATTCAAATATTAGATTTTTGGAAGATGCCGCTTTTAGAGCACAAAGCCTGAATATGATTTTGTATGTTCCTTATGGTCAAGAATTTGAAATGGATAGAAAAATGCGTCATATTTTACGCAACACTATCTATATAAATGGCTATACGGTAGGGCAAATCCATAACAACCGCTGGACTTTTGAGAGAAATGAGGGCTTGAATTGTTTGACTTGTTCAGAGAAAAAATCGAGTAGTAGTTTTTACAGCGAGACAGATTCAGACCGTTTTTTTGACACACCATTCGATTTTTCAAGTGACGCCTATGTGCGAACTTACGACCTTACTGATTTTAGTAAAATTTCGGCTGCAACCGGAATCTTTGTTGAAATAAGACAAGGAAATGGATATGACTTCCAAGTAGTGGCCGAAAATGAAGAAGATTTGGAAGAATTCAGGTTTGAAGTGAAAAATGAAAGATTGAAAGTGTATTTTGAAAGAAAAGACTGGGATTGGAACTTCTTTTCAAAAGATTCATGGAATTGGAAAGGCAGTATTCCTAAGGTACAATGTATTATAACTGTACCAGAGTTAAAACAGTTGGAACTTTCCTCAGCAGCACAAGCTCATCTGTATGGGATAAAAGGCGAAAAACTGAATGTTGATATAAGTTCAGCAGCTAAGCTTATTGGTGATGTAAATTATAATCATCTAAACTTGGAGGTTTCCAGTGCTTCAAAGGTAAAACTCAGGGGGAATACAGAAAATATGGATTTGGATATAAGCAGTGCAGCTAATATTGAAGCTTTTGAACTAATTGTTAAAAATGCTGAAGTAGACGCCTCAAGTGCTTCAAAAGCTGAGGTTCATGTAACAGGATATTTGGATGCAAGTGCAAGCAGTGCAGCAAAAATCACTTATCAAGGAAGCCCTCGATTAGAAAGCAATAGCAGCAGCGGAGCAAAAGTGTCCGCTGATTAA
- a CDS encoding tetratricopeptide repeat protein — MKFCLTIIFVTFASLSFAQPNCNYFLHIGDSLKYKACKETENAKGHYQFSKEYQIVMDNTIDIDSTYSYAYRSKSVAYLKSGDFLEWKRLIDLAVKYDPIGNLGYRASCRHQFFKDYGGAIVDIEALSKMTNEDIGHSANGVYHLEVVRALCYSNLGRKQKAIDIIENQLAIEDYMVGIYDYIHLGVLYLELEEFEKAKAYFEKQVEYNDLAENHFYLARALKAQDKIDEAKMELEKTSSLFQKGYVLHDLYVYPDDKIYWSMIEEEKKALD, encoded by the coding sequence ATGAAATTCTGTCTTACCATAATTTTTGTCACTTTCGCATCACTATCTTTTGCTCAACCCAATTGCAATTATTTTTTACACATTGGAGACAGTTTGAAATATAAGGCTTGCAAAGAAACTGAAAATGCTAAAGGGCATTATCAATTTAGCAAGGAATATCAAATAGTGATGGATAATACCATCGATATAGATTCTACATATTCATATGCATACAGATCAAAATCGGTGGCTTATCTCAAAAGTGGTGATTTTTTGGAGTGGAAAAGACTGATCGACTTAGCTGTGAAATACGATCCAATTGGAAATTTGGGTTATAGAGCATCCTGCAGACATCAATTTTTTAAAGATTATGGCGGTGCAATAGTCGATATTGAAGCGTTATCTAAAATGACGAATGAGGATATAGGGCACTCCGCCAATGGGGTTTATCATTTGGAAGTGGTGAGAGCACTCTGCTATAGCAATTTAGGCAGAAAGCAAAAAGCAATTGATATTATTGAAAATCAGTTAGCTATCGAAGATTATATGGTTGGAATTTATGATTATATCCACTTAGGGGTTTTGTATTTAGAGCTAGAAGAATTTGAAAAAGCAAAAGCGTATTTTGAAAAACAGGTGGAATATAATGACTTAGCCGAAAATCATTTTTATTTGGCAAGAGCATTGAAAGCTCAAGATAAAATAGATGAGGCTAAAATGGAGCTGGAAAAAACGAGCTCACTTTTTCAAAAAGGTTATGTTCTACATGATTTATACGTATATCCGGATGATAAAATTTATTGGAGCATGATAGAAGAAGAAAAGAAAGCCTTAGATTAA
- a CDS encoding outer membrane beta-barrel protein has translation MKYFTIKIIGLSLVLFISLGNQGMAQSSITIDASQYISNFAFELSDGTQDSEYSPVYGGGYSLGYSYELDMGVFLNGGLGMRPGGATLVVDNTNYQWDLQYAQIRLGAGYAYDLGRIKPYIAVDGYYGLLLTANQRINNEDFDIIDSESIEKNDVGIYVSPGAKLAVSDAITVYAQYSYLLGLNNVETTTDGQNAKNRASVFTLGLSFSIEPLSK, from the coding sequence ATGAAATATTTTACTATAAAAATAATTGGATTAAGCCTTGTACTATTTATTTCATTAGGGAATCAAGGTATGGCACAGAGTAGCATTACAATTGATGCCTCTCAATATATCAGTAATTTTGCTTTTGAATTGAGCGATGGTACTCAGGATAGTGAATATTCTCCTGTTTATGGAGGCGGTTATTCCCTAGGATATTCTTATGAATTAGATATGGGGGTATTTTTAAACGGTGGTTTAGGAATGCGTCCGGGAGGTGCCACCTTGGTAGTAGATAACACTAATTATCAGTGGGATTTGCAATATGCACAAATTAGATTGGGTGCAGGTTATGCCTATGATTTAGGAAGAATCAAACCCTATATAGCTGTTGATGGCTATTATGGGCTACTTTTAACAGCTAATCAAAGAATTAATAACGAAGACTTTGACATTATTGACAGCGAATCTATCGAAAAAAATGATGTTGGAATCTATGTTAGTCCGGGAGCAAAGTTAGCAGTTTCGGATGCAATTACGGTTTATGCGCAGTACTCTTACCTATTAGGATTAAACAATGTTGAAACTACTACAGATGGTCAAAATGCGAAAAACAGAGCATCTGTATTCACATTAGGCTTATCATTTAGCATTGAACCATTGAGTAAATAA
- a CDS encoding T9SS type A sorting domain-containing protein, whose translation MKQRIRYLSLLFFMTFLLSNLLLGQSLKRQSIGSLGSSNFSKGDLYIHLTVGQTYQSNSSDGAIRVGFEQKLEKEKELKKSSTEKVSISAYPNPAISELNIDLVNTINEGQLKIFDINGRLVYEKKISQVQYLRLNITSLNPGLYQANIIPIEGNTSYVTKFIVSK comes from the coding sequence ATGAAACAAAGAATACGGTATTTATCACTTCTTTTCTTTATGACTTTTTTGCTGAGCAATTTGCTTTTAGGACAAAGTCTAAAGCGACAAAGTATTGGTAGTTTAGGAAGTTCTAATTTTAGTAAAGGTGATCTATATATTCACCTGACTGTTGGACAAACTTATCAGAGTAACTCCAGTGATGGAGCCATCAGAGTTGGCTTTGAACAGAAGCTTGAAAAGGAAAAGGAGCTAAAAAAGAGCTCTACAGAGAAAGTAAGCATTAGTGCTTATCCCAATCCGGCAATAAGTGAGCTTAATATTGACCTGGTGAACACAATTAATGAGGGTCAATTGAAAATATTTGACATAAATGGAAGACTTGTCTATGAAAAGAAGATTAGCCAAGTTCAATATTTAAGATTGAATATAACCAGCTTGAACCCGGGACTTTATCAAGCCAATATAATTCCTATTGAAGGAAACACATCATATGTAACTAAATTCATTGTATCAAAATAA
- a CDS encoding PadR family transcriptional regulator, with the protein MIAEKIKSQLRTGVLEYCVMQILRRGEVYASDIIDELLEEDLIKVEGIIYPLLMRLKQENLVQYEWNEAQNGLPKKHYQLTESGQNTIKALDETWIEINKSAKRIKKKTDEELKTAKETNKEN; encoded by the coding sequence ATGATAGCAGAAAAGATAAAATCACAATTGCGGACAGGGGTTCTGGAATATTGTGTGATGCAGATTTTAAGAAGAGGTGAAGTTTATGCCTCTGACATCATTGACGAACTTTTAGAAGAAGATCTCATCAAAGTAGAGGGAATTATTTACCCACTTTTGATGAGGTTAAAACAAGAAAATTTGGTTCAATATGAATGGAATGAAGCGCAAAATGGATTGCCCAAAAAGCATTATCAATTGACTGAAAGCGGGCAGAATACCATTAAGGCATTGGATGAAACTTGGATTGAGATTAATAAATCAGCCAAAAGAATCAAGAAAAAGACTGACGAGGAATTAAAAACAGCCAAGGAAACGAATAAAGAAAATTAA